In Cydia pomonella isolate Wapato2018A chromosome 1, ilCydPomo1, whole genome shotgun sequence, one genomic interval encodes:
- the LOC133529168 gene encoding probable ribosome production factor 1, with translation MARGKDKKKRKLEKKQEGDDVPKKVPHTLESLREKDETMLVHAEAEEQEEAQKDMELDELSSYYQNSYEPKVLITYSDNPHTKTRIFGRELVRIIPNSVSRYRQRSSIKRIVQSAIREDVTDVIIVNENQKQPNGFLLIHLPDGPTAHFRLSSCKITPELRKDYKEITTHRPEVILNNFSTRLGLTVGRMLGALFHHEPQFRGRRAVTFHNQRDYIFFRHHRYEFTKDGKRARLCELGPRFTLRLISLQQGTFDSKKGDYEWMIAGRRHQLETSRRRFFL, from the exons ATGGCGCGTGGGAAAGACAAAAAGAA ACGTAAGCTGGAGAAGAAACAGGAAGGTGATGATGTGCCGAAGAAGGTGCCGCACACCCTGGAGTCTCTCCGTGAGAAGGATGAGACAATGCTGGTGCACGCGGAGGCTGAGGAACAGGAGGAG GCTCAAAAGGACATGGAGCTTGATGAGCTGTCCTCCTACTACCAGAACTCGTACGAGCCGAAGGTCCTCATCACGTACTCCGACAACCCGCACACCAAGACGCGCATCTTCGGCCGCGAGCTGGTGCGCATCATACCCAACTCCGTGTCCCGGTACAGACAGAG GTCTTCAATAAAAAGGATAGTCCAATCAGCGATACGCGAAGACGTCACGGACGTGATCATAGTGAATGAGAATCAGAAACAGCCGAACGGATTCCTCCTCATCCACCTCCCCGACGGACCGACCGCCCACTTCAGGCTGTCCAGCTGTAAAATCACACCGGAGCTAAGGAAGGACTATAAAGAGATTACAACACATCGGCCAGAG GTGATCCTGAACAACTTCAGCACGCGGCTCGGCCTGACCGTGGGCCGCATGCTGGGCGCGCTGTTCCACCACGAGCCGCAGTTCCGTGGCCGCCGTGCCGTCACCTTTCACAACCAGCGCGACTACATATTCTTCAGGCACCACAG GTACGAATTCACAAAAGACGGTAAGCGAGCGCGCCTCTGCGAGCTCGGGCCCCGCTTCACGCTGCGCCTCATATCGCTGCAGCAGGGCACCTTCGACTCAAAGAAGGGGGACTACGAGTGGATGATCGCCGGCCGGAGACACCAGCTCGAGACCTCCAGAAGGAGGTTCTTCCTTTAG